The sequence below is a genomic window from Lolium perenne isolate Kyuss_39 chromosome 4, Kyuss_2.0, whole genome shotgun sequence.
TGAAAAATCAAAATTTTCAAGTTTCAGTTGGCCTGGGTGAAACCTACATACATATGATCCAAACACTAAATCGATATTTCAGTTCTGAATAGAACTTCAACACGACTCTTCACAGATATTTTACATATCCAGCCTTTTTGTTACACTGTTTTTTATTACATACGCAATGGAATTTAGAAAAACATGAGCACGAGTATGGGCAGCATGGACATGGTCGAAACAGTATCAATGATTAAGATACGTAGAAGAACCAGTTGACAAAATACATGATCAAAATTGTGTAACCAATCAATATCAAGTATATATCCAGTATCATGTACAAAAGATTTGCTAGAGCAACAAGGCTTTGAGAATCACCTATGAGCTAAGGATGTTAAGGAGTGAAACCCTGCTCTGGATCAACCTCCTGAACAAAGGCTCAACACCATTCTCAAGATCAGCCAAGCTGTGCTCCAGCGCTCGCAACTGCGTCTCCTCGCAGACGACCCTCCTTTTCTGAAACCTCTTTGAGACAAGAGACCATCTGGTGACCACGATTTGCTTTGGTAAGAGGCGAGATGCCGATTCAATCAGAGAGAGAGCCATCTCTCTTGCTTCTACCAGTAGCCTGACCGTCATGCAACCTTCGCTCATAGCTTTGCTGCTTGTTATCTTCTTGAAAGGCTTATGTGCCTTCTTCGCGAGGCGAATGAAAGACTCGATCTTGAGCTGAATGGCTGCGGCATCTCCTCTCTTGACGCCAAGCTGCAGCTCCTGGATGCTCATCTTCAGCTCTGCCAAGTTCTCTTGCATGGCATTGCAGAGGTCAACAAGGACAATTGATctgtcaagctcttcctcaaccaTTTTCCTTTGCAGGGGCAAAGAGAGGCTAACTTGGTTGCTAGGCAAGCTCATGATCTCCTCTATGCAGCTGTAGATGTCTCCAAGCCTCCTCAAACCATCGCACATCGTGCCGATGGTCGCGGAAGGCGAGGAGATGCGTGTTTGCAGGCCCTGCAGCTCCACCTCCACTTTGGATTCAGTGGAGTTGGGAATACAAGGCAGACTTGCAGATCTTTGATGGCAGGCCATGTCTCTAATGGATGAACTGATGATGATTTTCTGTTTGAGATGGAAGAGGATGTGAAGAACATATGCAATTTGTTTGTGTGCTCAACCCTTTGTAGCACACCCTATTTATAGTCAAGCTCCAAAAGGAATTATAGAGCAAGTTTTCCGCTGCGGCTTAATCATCTGTCCCCAAGGCAAAAACTGATGCTTTCTTATTCTGGTCAGCGCAGCTGGCAGCAATAAGTGAGATCGAGAGCGTGTGCATGTCTCATCTATAGATGGCAAAGTATCTGCACGAGTGATTTGTCTCAAAACCATATTCGCAAATCATCACAGGAGGCTGAGGAGTTCACTGAATGACCCAGCTTACTCACCTTCTGACAATCTGGCAACTTGGTTCTCAACTTGTGACAGTTGCATCTGCACCTCAACCCTCGTGCAGCATTGTTGCCTTCTTGGCATGTCTATCCTACCTGCAGCATGATCCACCACACATGAGTTAGTATTATCAACAAACACATTAATTCTTTCTTGTTCTGTTTCCAGACCAATAAATGCATAAAATATTTTAGTGAGACAGAAAAAAATGTAATACGACATTTACGAATTACCAGCCTATCGCTTCATAGTGCAGGTTGCTGTTTTAACTAACCTATCAACTGAGAAGGTAACAAACAACTATGAACAGTTCAGGCTTCTACATCAGCAAACGCTATTGATATTAAtagaagatttataaatgcttctTGAACTGAAGCTTTCACATACAATGTCATGTATATATCCTTGTTCAGTGAACCATGTATCATACAAAATATTCAGCATACTCGTGAAGTTTGTAACATCACAAATGAATATACTCATATAACACAATACCAATGTTTGTTTTTTTAGAGTGCTGCATTTTACTAATTATTTTTAGGTAAAGTGTTGTTTAATATAAAGTAGAAGTGCTGCTTTAATATAAAGTAATCATATCGTTGCATCATGTTTCACATGTTAAAATGTGCAGTCTCCGTGAGTGCTTCCTAATATGGGATAAGGAGATAAATGTACCTATTTAGCATTTCCTATCTGTCATGTTTATCTTATCCCAGATAAAAAATAGAGTGCACGGGCATTCCAGTTGGGTTTGGCAACAGCACGAGGGAAAAGATTCCCATGAAAGCATAGGACATAGCATCTACTAGTTGTTACGAGAGAGGAAAGAGTTGACTTTACGTACAGAAACACGCTCAGTCCTGGCATGATGCAGGTAACATCTAGATAAGCATGAACTCAACACCTCATGAAGCATTGCTGTCATGTTTCATCAACCTGCAAAAGATCCACCACAAAAGGATCAGCACTATTGATCAGCCGAAACAACTCAATAAAAGAGATGTAAAATAACTTCGTGTGGAACCGAATATCAGCTGAAACTAGTGGTTACTGCCCCTATATGTAGAGGATCCAAATTATTGTGGTTAAGTCTGGTACACCTGTTAACATAATAGGGCATGTATGAAATGCTAGTCAGGTAATGATGAGCCACTGCCACATGGCCTAGAGCTGGCATGTTTATAATAGTTAGTGTATCGCAAGCAAAAGATGATAAGTGCCAATCGGAAAATTTAATTGGTGCGAGTGCGAGGTAACATGGCCATTTCAAGGATAaggccaaataaaaattgaacagGTGTAGAACTTATAACTAGAAATAATTATATACAAAACTCCTACCTATTGACAAAACTGTGAATAATTCAATTTTCACTCATACTCCACATGCCATTTTCTTACAAGAAATTTCCTTTTAGCTCCTTAACATCCACCATATACTCTAGAAAAAAACATATCAACATGACATTCAGCTATGCCTGGTAAATATCAGTGAAATCATAAGTCATGGTATGAACAAGTCAAAAATGTTTTTTATCAACTGATCATTTGTATGTACATTTGGTACTGCACTCAAACTAAAAATATTCTATATGACTGGTAAATCCTTTAAAAGGAGGATGCCAATCACAAGGTGCTAAAGAAACAAGGTCCAAGGAATATCTAGGAGCTAAGAATGTTCAGGAGCGAAACCCTGCTTTGGATCAATCTCCTGAACAGAAACTCAGCACCGTTCTCAAGATTTCCCATACTTCGCTCTAGCGCTTGCAACTGTTCCTCCTCGCAAACGACCTTCCTTTTTGGGACAAGAGACCATttgcttcctttggtggtggtgaacTGCTTTGGCAACAGATATGACGTGGATTCAAGTAGAGAGACAGACATCTCTCTGGCTTCTGCTAGTAGCCTGACAAGATTGCAATCCTCAGCAGTAGCTTTGCTGCTTGTGATCTTCTTGAAATGCTTTTGTGCCTGTTTCGCGAGGCGAATGAAAGACTCGACCTTTATTTGAACAGCCACATCATCTCCTCTTTTAAGAACCAGTTGCAGCTCCTGGGTACTCATCTTCAGATGTGCTGAATTCTCTTGCATGGAATTGCAGAGATCAATCACCACGAGGGACCGTTCCAGTTCCTCTTCCACCATTTTCTTGTTTTGGGGCAAGGAGAGACCAACTTGGTTGCTGGCCAAGCTCATGATCTCCTCGATGCAGTTGTAGATGTCTCCAAGCCTCCTCAGACCATCACACATTGTGTCGATGGTCGCAGATGGCGAAGAGATGCGTGTTTGCAGACCCTGCAGCTCAACCTCCACTTTGGATTCAGTGGAGTGGGGGATAGAAGGCAAACTTGCAGATCTTTGATGGCATGCCATGTTTCTAGTGGATGAACTGATGATACTTTTTGTGTTTGGACTAGAAGAGAAAGTGAAGAACAGATGCACTTTTTTAGTGCTCAACCATTGTGGTGCACTCTATTTATAGTCAAGAAACAAAAGCAGTTCTGCTGGCAAAGGCCATTAGGCAGAAAGAATATTGTGCACCACGATCTGTTTGTTGCCAATAATGGACCAATTCTTTGCAGAATCATAACTATCTGTATCCGTTACAAGCTGGTGATGTTTATCTTGTTCGGGAGACAAGCATCACTAAGTGCATACCATGTCTTGACAACTGACAGCAAAGCATCTGCACGAGTGCTTAGCTTAACTCAGAATCCAGACCAGCAAACCGAGGGAAAAATGAACTTAAGTGGAAGTCATGCAACTGAGTTGTATGTTGATGGACCAGATGACTTCACGATCCAACAGCCTGTCAATTAGTTCTCAACATCTGACAGTTGCACCTTCGCCTCAATTCCCGTGTAGCACTGCTGCTTTGCTGGTATGTCTCTGCTACCTACAGGCTACAGCACGATCCACGACACATGCATTATAATCATCAATAGATGTTTCACTTCTTCTAACGCATTTTTTACTCTCTTACAACATAAGCAGCTTGTGAAAACTAACTCATAATGTTACTGCAACGGGATCAAGGTTACAAAATTCCAGATATTAGAAGGTAGTGCATGTTTCTGCAAGAAATTCGTGGTGTCATCCTCAGTAGCAGAAGTAGAGGTGCCTAATTACATGAGGAACTTGAAAATAATGCACAACAGACTGATACACAGACAGAAAGTATCTCTATCTCTTCAGACCCCATCTACTCACATGGCCACCACAGCCTCAGACAACT
It includes:
- the LOC127294270 gene encoding uncharacterized protein translates to MACHQRSASLPCIPNSTESKVEVELQGLQTRISSPSATIGTMCDGLRRLGDIYSCIEEIMSLPSNQVSLSLPLQRKMVEEELDRSIVLVDLCNAMQENLAELKMSIQELQLGVKRGDAAAIQLKIESFIRLAKKAHKPFKKITSSKAMSEGCMTVRLLVEAREMALSLIESASRLLPKQIVVTRWSLVSKRFQKRRVVCEETQLRALEHSLADLENGVEPLFRRLIQSRVSLLNILSS
- the LOC127294273 gene encoding uncharacterized protein, giving the protein MACHQRSASLPSIPHSTESKVEVELQGLQTRISSPSATIDTMCDGLRRLGDIYNCIEEIMSLASNQVGLSLPQNKKMVEEELERSLVVIDLCNSMQENSAHLKMSTQELQLVLKRGDDVAVQIKVESFIRLAKQAQKHFKKITSSKATAEDCNLVRLLAEAREMSVSLLESTSYLLPKQFTTTKGSKWSLVPKRKVVCEEEQLQALERSMGNLENGAEFLFRRLIQSRVSLLNILSS